One window from the genome of Dermacentor silvarum isolate Dsil-2018 chromosome 7, BIME_Dsil_1.4, whole genome shotgun sequence encodes:
- the LOC125946936 gene encoding epoxide hydrolase 4-like isoform X1, with translation MSKGCDNTKYDRTMLLLLHGFLDFWYIWNHQIPELGEEFCVVVPDLRGYGDTTKPANTSTYLMKHLVEDVRLLIDKLNSDKQRKVVLIGHDWGGMIGFVFATLNEKMIEGLIIINGMHPLAFARRLLESVTQMKMSWYFLPFRHEDVPEKYLIMRDFTFFDKVHRGFTPDEENSHKYMFSQNGSLTGALSYYRAFNEDSDQLKKFDYRKINVSALILWAEEDAFLTTPIATYNQVWLKSSKIVYYAKAGHWVLRECSKEVTERISTFVKSIGGTSKPSSNYAVKERTSNDLCEESNTPRKSWISTVFAWLPRNVSIPTLVAE, from the exons ATGAGCAAAGGCTGTGACAATACAAAATACGATAGGACAATGCTGCTCTTGTTGCACGGCTTCTTAGATTTTTGGTATATATGGAACCACCAGATACCAGAACTCGGCGAGGAATTCTG CGTTGTAGTCCCTGATTTGCGTGGTTATGGAGACACTACTAAACCAGCAAATACATCTACTTATTTAATGAAACATTTGGTTGAAGATGTCAGACTGTTGATTGATAAACTAA ACTCCGATAAGCAGAGGAAGGTTGTCCTCATCGGACATGACTGGGGCGGCATGATTGGCTTTGTGTTTGCAACATTAAATGAGAAGATGATTGAAGGTTTGATAATAATCAACGGGATGCACCCACTGGCTTTCGCAAGAAGGCTTCTGGAAAGCGTGACGCAGATGAAAATGTCTTG GTATTTCCTTCCATTCCGCCACGAGGACGTCCCCGAGAAGTACCTGATCATGAGAGACTTCACGTTCTTTGATAAAGTGCACAGGGGTTTTACACCAGATGAAGAAAACTCTCACAAATACATGTTTTCACAGAATG GTTCTCTGACTGGTGCCTTGAGCTATTACCGTGCCTTCAACGAGGACAGTGACCAGCTAAAGAAGTTTGATTACCGCAAGATCAACGTGAGCGCACTGATACTTTGGGCAGAAGAAGACGCCTTTCTTACAACTCCAATTGCCACTTACAATCAAGTGTGGCTCAAAAGTTCGAAGATCGTCTATTATGCAAAAGCAGGTCACTGGGTTCTCAGAGAATGCTCCAAGGAGGTTACCGAAAGGATCAGCACGTTTGTGAAAAGTATAGGTGGAACGTCGAAACCGTCTTCAAATTATGCGGTAAAAGAAAGGACCAGTAATGACTTATGTGAGGAATCAAACACCCCAAGAAAAAGTTGGATATCAACTGTTTTTGCATGGCTTCCCAGGAACGTGAGCATTCCTACTTTGGTGGCTGaataa
- the LOC125946936 gene encoding epoxide hydrolase 2-like isoform X2, with the protein MIGFVFATLNEKMIEGLIIINGMHPLAFARRLLESVTQMKMSWYFLPFRHEDVPEKYLIMRDFTFFDKVHRGFTPDEENSHKYMFSQNGSLTGALSYYRAFNEDSDQLKKFDYRKINVSALILWAEEDAFLTTPIATYNQVWLKSSKIVYYAKAGHWVLRECSKEVTERISTFVKSIGGTSKPSSNYAVKERTSNDLCEESNTPRKSWISTVFAWLPRNVSIPTLVAE; encoded by the exons ATGATTGGCTTTGTGTTTGCAACATTAAATGAGAAGATGATTGAAGGTTTGATAATAATCAACGGGATGCACCCACTGGCTTTCGCAAGAAGGCTTCTGGAAAGCGTGACGCAGATGAAAATGTCTTG GTATTTCCTTCCATTCCGCCACGAGGACGTCCCCGAGAAGTACCTGATCATGAGAGACTTCACGTTCTTTGATAAAGTGCACAGGGGTTTTACACCAGATGAAGAAAACTCTCACAAATACATGTTTTCACAGAATG GTTCTCTGACTGGTGCCTTGAGCTATTACCGTGCCTTCAACGAGGACAGTGACCAGCTAAAGAAGTTTGATTACCGCAAGATCAACGTGAGCGCACTGATACTTTGGGCAGAAGAAGACGCCTTTCTTACAACTCCAATTGCCACTTACAATCAAGTGTGGCTCAAAAGTTCGAAGATCGTCTATTATGCAAAAGCAGGTCACTGGGTTCTCAGAGAATGCTCCAAGGAGGTTACCGAAAGGATCAGCACGTTTGTGAAAAGTATAGGTGGAACGTCGAAACCGTCTTCAAATTATGCGGTAAAAGAAAGGACCAGTAATGACTTATGTGAGGAATCAAACACCCCAAGAAAAAGTTGGATATCAACTGTTTTTGCATGGCTTCCCAGGAACGTGAGCATTCCTACTTTGGTGGCTGaataa